One Candidatus Binatus sp. genomic region harbors:
- a CDS encoding glycosyltransferase: MTRALHIVSGKLYGGVETLLVTLARYRDSHSSLEQQFAICFDGRLRDELALSGATVSDLGAVRVRQPLSIWRARNRLRRVIDEQEIDVVICHMAWAHAIFAPVARAAGRSLVFWLHMATDGRHWLERWARMTAPDLAIAPSRFTSQSVAAIFPQVETRVVHYAVAPPADSLKTERSIVRAEMKTPDDAIVIVQACRPEAWKGQGVHLDALAELRELPGWVCWMVGGAQRAHEHEFLESLKRQASRAGIGDRVRFAGQRADVPRILAAADIYCQPNTGLEGLPIVFTEALDAGLPIVTTDIGGFWEIVDESCGIRVPPNDAGAVAAALRSLITDESMRRRLGNAGPAKARAFSDPVAQIRLMGALFDELAQGRSAVAASHGI, encoded by the coding sequence ATGACGCGTGCGTTGCATATCGTCAGCGGCAAACTTTACGGCGGGGTCGAGACGCTGCTGGTGACGCTCGCGCGCTACCGCGATTCGCATTCGTCGCTCGAGCAGCAATTCGCGATCTGCTTCGACGGGCGGCTTCGAGACGAGTTGGCCTTGAGCGGTGCGACGGTGAGCGATTTGGGCGCGGTGCGAGTGCGGCAGCCGCTCTCGATCTGGCGCGCGCGAAATCGATTGCGGAGAGTGATCGACGAGCAAGAAATCGACGTGGTGATTTGTCACATGGCGTGGGCGCACGCGATCTTCGCGCCGGTGGCGCGGGCGGCGGGCCGGTCGCTGGTGTTTTGGCTGCACATGGCGACCGACGGACGGCATTGGCTGGAGCGATGGGCGCGGATGACGGCGCCGGACCTCGCGATCGCGCCGAGCCGCTTCACGTCGCAAAGTGTCGCGGCGATTTTCCCGCAGGTCGAGACTCGCGTCGTCCACTACGCGGTCGCGCCGCCGGCAGATTCGCTCAAGACCGAACGATCGATCGTGCGCGCGGAAATGAAAACGCCGGACGACGCGATCGTGATCGTGCAGGCATGCCGGCCTGAAGCTTGGAAGGGCCAGGGTGTTCATCTAGATGCGCTCGCGGAATTGCGCGAGTTGCCGGGCTGGGTTTGCTGGATGGTGGGCGGCGCTCAGCGGGCGCATGAGCATGAGTTTCTCGAATCGCTCAAGCGCCAGGCGTCGCGCGCAGGAATCGGCGATCGAGTCCGCTTCGCGGGGCAGCGCGCGGATGTGCCGAGGATTCTCGCCGCGGCGGATATCTATTGCCAGCCGAATACGGGACTCGAAGGCTTGCCGATCGTGTTCACGGAGGCGCTCGATGCGGGGCTGCCGATCGTCACCACGGATATTGGGGGCTTTTGGGAAATCGTGGATGAGAGTTGCGGGATTCGCGTGCCACCAAACGACGCCGGTGCGGTCGCTGCGGCGCTGCGGAGTCTGATCACCGACGAATCGATGCGGCGGCGACTTGGCAATGCCGGGCCTGCAAAGGCGCGGGCATTCAGCGATCCGGTCGCGCAGATTCGACTGATGGGCGCGCTGTTCGATGAACTCGCGCAAGGCAGAAGTGCAGTTGCGGCATCGCATGGCATCTGA
- a CDS encoding glycosyltransferase family 4 protein, with the protein MKVLYLNPTGQLGGAERSLLLLMESIKAARPKWQLELIAGAEGPLIDRALELGVRATAIPFPRALSRLGDSSASGAGRRLDRLALAGGIGRAGVPGAAYLYKLRGAIAERAPKVIHSNGFKMHILGAWARTAGTPLIWHIRDYVGSRPLMSRLIRANAHRCTAAIANSNSVAEDLRSVCGGNLRVEMIYNAVDLDKFNPRGEAADLDKLAGMDAPASGTIRVGMIATMARWKGHEVFLRALSKLAGKFPLRAYVIGGSLYETLGSQHRIEDLRKMATELGVEHVVGFTGFLDDTAAAMRALDIVVHASTEPEPFGLAIAEGMACGKPVIASGAGGAAEIVEPKVDALTHRPGDVDGLAECIERLALDGELRKRIGAAARVSAERQFGRERLVAGILPIYDGVASAAA; encoded by the coding sequence ATGAAGGTGCTCTATCTCAACCCGACCGGACAGCTTGGCGGCGCCGAGCGAAGTCTACTGTTGCTGATGGAGAGCATCAAAGCCGCAAGGCCGAAATGGCAACTGGAGTTGATCGCGGGAGCGGAAGGACCGTTGATAGATCGCGCGCTCGAGCTTGGCGTTCGCGCAACTGCGATTCCATTTCCGCGCGCGCTATCACGGCTCGGCGACTCGAGCGCGAGCGGCGCGGGCCGGCGACTCGATCGGCTCGCGCTGGCCGGCGGGATTGGACGCGCCGGCGTGCCCGGCGCCGCATACCTTTATAAATTGCGCGGAGCGATTGCGGAGCGCGCGCCGAAAGTGATCCACAGCAACGGATTTAAAATGCATATTCTGGGTGCGTGGGCGCGTACCGCGGGCACTCCGCTGATCTGGCATATCCGCGACTACGTCGGATCGCGTCCGCTGATGTCGCGGCTCATTCGAGCGAACGCGCATCGATGCACCGCGGCGATAGCGAACTCGAACAGCGTGGCCGAAGATCTGAGATCGGTGTGCGGCGGCAATTTGCGCGTCGAGATGATTTATAATGCAGTCGATCTCGATAAGTTCAATCCGCGCGGCGAGGCTGCGGACCTGGACAAGTTGGCGGGAATGGATGCGCCGGCGTCGGGCACGATTCGAGTGGGAATGATCGCGACGATGGCGCGCTGGAAGGGCCACGAAGTATTTCTCCGCGCGCTTTCGAAACTAGCCGGCAAGTTTCCGCTGCGCGCGTATGTGATCGGCGGCTCGCTCTACGAGACTTTGGGGAGCCAGCATCGAATCGAAGACCTGCGCAAGATGGCGACGGAGCTGGGCGTGGAGCACGTCGTCGGATTCACCGGCTTTCTCGACGATACGGCGGCGGCGATGCGCGCGCTTGATATCGTCGTGCACGCGAGCACCGAGCCGGAGCCATTCGGGCTCGCAATTGCGGAAGGGATGGCGTGCGGGAAGCCGGTGATCGCTAGCGGCGCCGGCGGCGCGGCGGAAATCGTCGAGCCGAAGGTCGATGCGCTGACGCATCGGCCCGGCGACGTTGACGGACTGGCCGAGTGTATCGAGCGGCTGGCGTTAGATGGTGAACTGCGCAAACGGATCGGAGCGGCGGCGCGGGTGAGCGCGGAGCGGCAGTTCGGACGAGAGCGGCTGGTCGCGGGCATCCTGCCGATTTACGATGGCGTCGCGAGTGCGGCGGCGTGA
- the asnB gene encoding asparagine synthase (glutamine-hydrolyzing) — protein sequence MCGIGGLIGVRDEGGVLSRRLLDALRHRGPDDEGFVQPAPTVSIVHTRLSIFDLSPAGHQPMTDRSANDPGALWVTFNGEIYNFKQLEAELAAKGHLFRTRCDTEAILHSYRAYGEGAIERWRGMFAIGLIDPARGVGYLVRDRLGIKPLYFYRIVGGGLAFASEMRAILALGPEIVAREIDPAAVESFLAQGAVQGYSSLVKGIEMVRPGEMIRLDLASGTIMHRKRYWSLPIAHAESASREIAVERLREVVSETVKLHLASDAPLGIFLSGGIDSSALLAIASGESTSVLKTLTIGFDAPEFDESEISAATAARFAVEHQNIRLSAAEVLGHLENALAAIDQPTVDGFNTYFVSKAARVAGLTVALSGLGGDELFGGYATFKDVPRAIALRNNPLLCGGARIASGLMRTRAGLKLAETCRRAPDALAMYLLRRELFLPAERRALMPLPAAADPATGLGSDLLDELRRESQGLSVTNRISYFEINLYLRHMLLRDSDAFSMAAPIEYRVPFLDHRLVEAVFSMPGEWKAPDPRPKPLLLDVAGDRVSPAVWQRAKRGFTFPWARWLASGSALHSVARDAANDASRWRELGLNPAAVAGTWNRFIRDDRRVSALQVLAFVVLRDFSARHNLCAA from the coding sequence ATGTGCGGAATCGGCGGATTGATCGGCGTTCGCGACGAAGGCGGCGTGCTATCGCGCCGGCTGCTCGACGCGTTGCGTCATCGCGGCCCCGACGACGAGGGCTTCGTGCAGCCGGCGCCGACCGTGTCGATCGTGCATACGCGGCTGTCGATTTTCGATCTCTCGCCGGCGGGGCATCAGCCGATGACGGATCGATCGGCGAACGATCCTGGCGCGCTGTGGGTGACATTCAACGGCGAGATTTACAACTTCAAGCAACTCGAAGCGGAACTCGCCGCCAAAGGCCATTTGTTCCGCACGCGATGCGACACGGAAGCGATCCTGCATAGCTACCGCGCTTACGGCGAGGGCGCAATCGAGCGCTGGCGCGGGATGTTCGCGATCGGCCTGATCGATCCGGCGCGCGGCGTCGGCTACCTGGTGCGCGATCGGCTGGGGATCAAGCCGCTCTACTTTTATCGAATCGTGGGCGGCGGTCTCGCGTTCGCGAGTGAGATGCGGGCGATTCTGGCGCTGGGACCGGAAATTGTTGCGAGAGAAATCGATCCGGCGGCGGTCGAGAGTTTTCTTGCGCAAGGCGCCGTGCAGGGCTATTCGAGCCTGGTGAAGGGGATCGAGATGGTGCGGCCCGGCGAGATGATTCGGCTGGATCTCGCGAGCGGCACTATAATGCATCGCAAACGCTACTGGAGCTTGCCGATTGCGCACGCCGAATCGGCGTCGCGCGAGATCGCGGTGGAGCGCCTCCGCGAAGTAGTCAGCGAGACCGTCAAGCTTCATCTTGCGAGCGACGCGCCGCTCGGAATTTTTCTGAGCGGTGGAATCGATTCGTCGGCGCTGCTGGCGATCGCGTCGGGCGAATCGACCAGCGTCTTGAAGACGCTGACGATCGGCTTCGATGCTCCGGAATTCGACGAGAGCGAAATTTCAGCGGCGACCGCCGCGCGCTTCGCGGTCGAGCATCAGAATATCCGGCTTTCGGCGGCCGAGGTGCTGGGACATCTGGAAAATGCGCTCGCGGCGATCGATCAGCCGACGGTGGATGGCTTCAACACCTATTTCGTCAGCAAGGCGGCGCGCGTGGCGGGACTGACGGTCGCGCTTTCGGGACTCGGCGGCGACGAATTGTTCGGCGGATACGCGACGTTCAAGGATGTGCCGCGGGCAATCGCGCTGCGGAATAATCCGCTGCTCTGCGGGGGCGCGCGGATCGCGAGTGGGCTGATGCGAACTCGCGCGGGACTCAAACTCGCGGAGACTTGCCGGCGGGCGCCCGACGCGCTCGCGATGTATCTGCTGCGGCGCGAGTTGTTTCTGCCGGCGGAGCGGCGCGCGCTGATGCCGTTGCCGGCGGCGGCCGATCCGGCGACCGGATTGGGTTCGGATTTGCTCGACGAGTTGCGGCGCGAATCGCAGGGACTCAGCGTCACGAATCGAATCAGCTACTTCGAAATAAATCTTTACCTGCGGCATATGCTGCTGCGCGATTCGGACGCGTTCAGCATGGCGGCGCCGATCGAATATCGCGTGCCGTTTTTGGACCATCGATTGGTCGAAGCGGTGTTCTCGATGCCGGGTGAGTGGAAGGCGCCTGACCCGCGGCCGAAGCCGCTACTGCTCGACGTCGCGGGCGATCGGGTTTCGCCAGCGGTATGGCAGCGGGCGAAGCGCGGCTTCACATTTCCGTGGGCGCGATGGCTGGCGTCGGGGAGCGCGCTTCATTCGGTCGCGCGGGACGCGGCAAACGACGCATCGCGCTGGCGCGAGCTTGGGCTGAATCCGGCGGCCGTTGCGGGTACGTGGAATCGATTCATACGAGACGACAGGCGCGTGAGCGCGCTGCAAGTTTTGGCGTTCGTGGTGCTGCGCGATTTTTCGGCGCGGCACAATCTCTGCGCGGCATGA
- a CDS encoding O-antigen ligase family protein, whose amino-acid sequence MLFGSVYPWAYRLAELMCFALFALWMVKLKSIAGADSSAGRIDAGLLRALRVPCGILVLFVGFQLIPLPPAMLQAISPSTYRFYRQVYPGWPSTAPHESLNDPGTAVSVSKSDGPVILPTEDEVRRGAAIPFAPVALNRGEIGSSAAAEPAQIGRAQKVEQIRAAPEIYARRWRPLSIAWPLTIAALIGALALIALFFATIFYPAGAGREVKEGFALTRVLMLAILASGVIVALAGLANWGTWNGKILWVMVPYDWGAPNLGEAARRACGPFVNPDHFAGYLAMIFPLALAGLIFGGFPARSSSGLATRVMYGFATFVIFVAVALSQSRAGWIGLGVGASLMIALVHLRSRDRVGVEGETAKANPLTVSVGILAALAVLALIFAGQQGREQTIGRFGDTVLHGGLDLRGRYSVWARTPQIVREFPLFGVGMGAWPEIFFRFQPPPRTGLINNAAHNDYLEMMVDAGVVGVALLGWLMVRIAARLRTALRSAPTHLAPAMAAIIAGLIVMSIIELVDFDLHIPANLILFTMLAALGLRIGAAQSASGMQTAVANLRRWIYGPAIATAMVLGIVAMRQHGAPYPYDIGKPRTIADARNLLLSYSGNPSVHESILARFGSTMTPAARSREIATWAWLDPTSPRARDSYAQDLLDRGRRADAMNEIGQSTYVAPDSRAHPYMSPRLLPWLADDQRRAIEKGLGRAVADGFRGSVLTLGEYYAALGRTADRANLFVQAASNERDRQRRAQYLREAGDAYAATGEPRKAGELFERAIEADPDDAQNYAALIAGVLVPHEEYERARSVIEQGIANQVDACRLELSVAIGAQQRGRRDIAEQALNRALEIDAESYDCTIELGRLYDRDQRYARAMIMMDTATRLKPDSAEAYLELAAVAEKNYDYSAAGKAYERAAALAPQNQVVAQTVAAFKRKLADAADSELHKGRD is encoded by the coding sequence ATGCTGTTCGGGTCGGTCTATCCGTGGGCATACAGGCTCGCGGAGTTGATGTGCTTCGCGCTGTTCGCGCTGTGGATGGTGAAGCTCAAGTCGATCGCGGGCGCTGATAGTAGCGCGGGGCGAATCGACGCCGGGCTGCTGCGCGCGCTTCGCGTTCCATGCGGAATTCTGGTGCTGTTCGTGGGATTCCAGTTGATCCCGCTGCCGCCCGCGATGCTGCAAGCGATCTCACCTTCGACGTATCGATTCTACCGCCAGGTTTATCCCGGCTGGCCGAGCACGGCGCCACACGAAAGTTTGAATGACCCGGGGACAGCGGTGTCGGTATCGAAGAGCGACGGGCCGGTGATCCTGCCGACGGAAGATGAAGTTCGCCGCGGCGCGGCGATACCGTTCGCGCCGGTCGCACTGAATCGGGGCGAGATCGGATCAAGTGCGGCGGCAGAACCGGCGCAAATCGGGCGGGCGCAAAAAGTCGAGCAGATACGCGCGGCGCCGGAGATATACGCGCGTCGATGGCGGCCGCTATCGATCGCGTGGCCGCTCACGATTGCTGCATTGATCGGGGCGCTCGCGTTGATCGCGCTGTTCTTCGCGACGATCTTCTATCCGGCCGGCGCCGGGCGCGAAGTGAAGGAAGGCTTTGCGCTGACGCGAGTTCTGATGCTCGCGATTCTGGCGAGCGGAGTGATCGTCGCGCTTGCGGGCCTCGCGAATTGGGGGACGTGGAACGGGAAAATCCTGTGGGTGATGGTTCCGTACGATTGGGGCGCGCCGAATCTGGGCGAGGCGGCGCGCCGCGCGTGCGGGCCGTTCGTGAATCCGGATCACTTCGCGGGCTACCTCGCGATGATCTTTCCGCTCGCGCTCGCGGGACTGATATTCGGCGGTTTTCCGGCGCGCTCGAGCAGCGGCCTCGCGACTCGCGTGATGTACGGGTTCGCGACATTCGTGATTTTCGTGGCGGTGGCGCTCAGCCAATCGCGCGCCGGATGGATTGGACTGGGTGTGGGCGCGTCGCTGATGATCGCGCTGGTTCATCTTCGATCGCGCGATCGCGTCGGCGTCGAAGGAGAAACAGCGAAAGCGAATCCGCTGACGGTATCGGTTGGAATTCTTGCGGCGCTGGCAGTGCTCGCGCTGATATTCGCGGGCCAGCAGGGGCGCGAGCAAACGATCGGACGATTCGGCGATACGGTGCTGCACGGCGGACTCGATTTGCGCGGGCGCTATTCGGTGTGGGCCCGGACGCCGCAAATCGTGCGCGAGTTTCCGCTGTTCGGCGTCGGGATGGGCGCGTGGCCGGAGATATTTTTTCGGTTCCAGCCGCCGCCGCGAACCGGGCTAATCAACAACGCGGCGCACAACGATTATCTCGAGATGATGGTCGATGCCGGCGTGGTCGGCGTCGCATTGCTTGGATGGCTGATGGTCCGAATCGCCGCACGGCTCCGAACAGCGTTGCGGTCGGCGCCGACGCATCTGGCGCCCGCGATGGCCGCGATAATCGCCGGCCTGATCGTGATGTCGATAATCGAGTTGGTGGACTTCGATTTGCACATCCCGGCCAATCTGATTTTGTTCACGATGCTCGCGGCGTTGGGCTTGCGGATCGGCGCCGCGCAATCTGCGTCCGGCATGCAAACGGCTGTCGCGAATCTTCGACGATGGATTTACGGGCCGGCGATTGCAACGGCGATGGTGCTTGGAATCGTTGCGATGCGGCAGCATGGCGCACCGTATCCGTATGATATCGGCAAGCCGCGAACGATCGCCGACGCGCGCAATCTGCTGCTCAGCTATTCGGGCAATCCCTCGGTTCACGAATCAATCCTGGCTCGCTTCGGATCGACGATGACGCCGGCGGCGCGCTCGCGTGAAATCGCGACGTGGGCGTGGCTCGATCCGACGAGTCCGCGGGCGCGCGACAGCTACGCGCAGGATTTGCTCGATCGCGGTCGGCGCGCCGATGCGATGAACGAGATCGGTCAATCGACATACGTTGCGCCCGATTCGCGGGCGCATCCTTATATGAGTCCGCGGCTTCTGCCGTGGCTGGCGGACGATCAGCGTCGCGCGATCGAAAAGGGCCTTGGGCGCGCGGTGGCGGACGGCTTTCGCGGCTCGGTGCTGACACTCGGCGAGTATTACGCGGCGCTCGGCAGGACGGCGGATCGCGCGAACCTGTTTGTTCAGGCGGCGTCGAACGAGCGGGACCGGCAGCGGCGCGCGCAATATCTGCGCGAGGCCGGCGACGCGTATGCTGCGACAGGCGAGCCGCGCAAGGCCGGTGAGCTTTTCGAGCGAGCGATCGAGGCCGACCCGGACGACGCGCAGAATTACGCCGCACTGATCGCGGGCGTGTTGGTTCCGCACGAGGAGTATGAACGCGCGCGCAGCGTTATCGAGCAGGGAATCGCAAACCAGGTGGACGCGTGCCGGCTCGAGTTGAGCGTCGCGATCGGAGCGCAGCAGCGCGGGCGGCGCGATATCGCCGAGCAGGCGTTAAATCGCGCGCTGGAAATCGACGCCGAATCCTACGACTGCACCATCGAGCTGGGCCGGCTGTACGATCGCGACCAGCGATACGCGCGGGCGATGATCATGATGGACACGGCGACGCGGCTGAAGCCGGATTCGGCAGAGGCGTACCTGGAGCTCGCGGCGGTCGCGGAGAAAAACTACGACTACAGCGCGGCGGGGAAGGCCTACGAACGGGCGGCGGCGCTGGCGCCGCAGAATCAGGTCGTCGCGCAGACGGTCGCGGCATTCAAGCGCAAGCTCGCCGACGCGGCCGATTCCGAGTTGCACAAGGGACGCGACTAA
- a CDS encoding polysaccharide biosynthesis tyrosine autokinase — protein MTQPSPYFIRRTAALDEIDPNDNRIHFFDEDEGRIDFNQYWRTIRKHLPLIVAICLGFSALKTIRVLIETPLYTASATMLIKPGTPQIFGSQVQGDNSSTDQYDYYETFNKTQYEILKSRSLAVSAIKYNGLEKRLTSRQKSAPGWYGSAKAAIGHWIHGVAGKSEPRKAAASSADPAPELDGVSPAAVGAYMGGLAVRPVPDTNLVKVEFTTPDPELSARLSNAHAHAYIRQGIELHSQANEEAQKFLQLKLVELKEKLQKSEYALNRYRRDQGIVPGLMSLDGKETIVLDRLAVLSKDLTEAQVATLEMESQVQMVRNRQYEVLPQLHEDKALQQLRAEYDQLSTEYAGMAKQFKPDYPPLARLQAKRDEVQHSIDEEVQRVRSSIESAYKQAQIRQQKLQEEMDRDRAHALGLNDAAVEYAILQREVDTNRELYNSVLQRMKDVGLAAQARSSNVVVIDSAEVPGGPSSPKIMQSVMEAAVLSLVAGIALAFLLEFLNNRLKTPEEVESYLRVPNLAVVPLFSQQDGDNRNGRRKLKNVISTAMRNGSKAGAISSSKMPSVNGHPRELIGAFSPYSVHGEAYRTLRTGILLSRAGAPPKVILMTSTTSGEGKTVTSTNSAVLFAHTGAKVLLIDADLRKPRVHRVFAMDKEPGLTEVLTGRRDTFEMIRQTEVEGLSVLTSGSLPPNPTELLGSEKMKQIISEAAAHFDFVIVDSPPILPVSDSIVLSTMADGVVVVVNSATTAKQQIRVACARLKYARAKIFGVLLNKVNLQSPEYKYYKNYYYHYTNEILEGSANADIEMPDAADFMNR, from the coding sequence ATGACGCAACCTTCGCCATACTTCATCCGCCGCACGGCGGCGCTCGACGAAATCGATCCGAATGACAATCGGATCCATTTTTTCGACGAGGACGAAGGGCGGATCGATTTCAATCAATACTGGCGCACGATCAGAAAGCATCTGCCGCTGATCGTCGCGATCTGTCTCGGCTTCAGCGCGCTCAAAACGATCCGGGTTCTAATCGAGACGCCGCTTTACACGGCCAGCGCGACGATGCTGATCAAGCCTGGGACGCCGCAGATATTCGGCAGCCAGGTGCAGGGGGACAATTCCAGCACCGACCAATACGACTACTACGAGACCTTCAACAAGACTCAATACGAGATACTCAAGAGCCGGAGCCTGGCGGTCAGCGCGATCAAGTACAACGGCCTCGAAAAGCGGCTGACTTCGCGACAGAAGAGCGCGCCCGGTTGGTACGGCTCGGCCAAGGCGGCGATCGGACACTGGATTCACGGGGTCGCGGGAAAATCAGAACCGAGGAAGGCCGCCGCTTCGAGCGCGGACCCGGCTCCGGAACTGGACGGAGTGAGCCCGGCGGCGGTCGGCGCGTACATGGGCGGTCTCGCGGTGCGGCCGGTGCCGGACACCAACCTGGTGAAAGTGGAATTCACCACGCCCGATCCGGAACTGTCGGCGCGGCTGTCCAACGCGCACGCGCACGCATACATCCGGCAAGGGATCGAGCTGCACAGCCAGGCGAACGAGGAAGCGCAGAAGTTCCTGCAACTGAAGCTGGTCGAGCTCAAGGAGAAGCTGCAGAAGTCCGAGTATGCGCTGAATCGGTACCGGCGCGACCAGGGGATCGTGCCGGGGCTGATGTCGCTCGACGGCAAGGAAACGATCGTGCTCGATCGGCTCGCGGTGTTGAGCAAGGACCTGACCGAAGCGCAGGTGGCGACGCTCGAGATGGAATCGCAGGTGCAGATGGTGCGCAACCGGCAGTACGAAGTGTTGCCGCAACTGCACGAGGACAAGGCGCTGCAGCAACTGCGCGCGGAATACGATCAGCTCTCGACCGAATACGCGGGGATGGCGAAGCAGTTCAAGCCGGATTATCCGCCGCTCGCGCGGCTGCAGGCGAAGCGGGATGAAGTGCAGCACAGTATCGACGAAGAAGTGCAGCGGGTGCGATCAAGTATCGAATCGGCGTACAAGCAGGCGCAGATCAGGCAGCAGAAGCTGCAGGAAGAGATGGACCGCGATCGCGCGCACGCGCTCGGGCTGAATGACGCGGCGGTCGAGTACGCGATTCTGCAGCGCGAGGTCGATACCAATCGCGAGCTGTACAACAGCGTGCTGCAGCGGATGAAGGACGTCGGGCTGGCGGCGCAGGCGCGATCCTCGAACGTGGTGGTGATCGATAGCGCGGAAGTGCCGGGCGGTCCGTCGAGTCCGAAGATCATGCAGAGCGTGATGGAAGCGGCGGTGCTGTCGCTGGTGGCGGGAATCGCGCTGGCATTTCTGCTGGAGTTCCTCAACAACCGGCTGAAGACGCCGGAAGAAGTGGAATCGTACCTCAGAGTTCCCAACCTGGCGGTGGTGCCGCTGTTCTCGCAGCAGGACGGCGACAATCGCAACGGCCGCCGAAAATTAAAGAACGTAATCTCGACCGCGATGCGCAATGGGTCGAAGGCGGGCGCGATATCGTCGTCGAAGATGCCGTCCGTCAATGGGCATCCGCGCGAACTGATCGGCGCGTTCAGTCCGTACTCGGTGCACGGTGAGGCGTACCGGACGCTGCGCACGGGAATCCTGCTGTCGCGCGCGGGCGCGCCGCCGAAAGTGATCCTGATGACGAGCACCACCAGCGGCGAGGGCAAGACCGTCACCTCGACCAACTCGGCCGTGCTGTTTGCGCATACCGGGGCCAAGGTGCTGCTGATCGACGCGGACTTGCGCAAGCCAAGAGTGCATCGCGTGTTCGCGATGGACAAGGAGCCGGGACTTACCGAAGTGCTGACGGGGCGGCGCGATACGTTCGAAATGATCCGGCAGACGGAGGTCGAGGGGCTATCGGTACTGACGTCGGGATCGCTGCCGCCGAATCCGACCGAGCTGCTCGGCTCGGAGAAGATGAAGCAGATCATCAGCGAGGCGGCGGCTCACTTCGATTTCGTGATCGTGGATTCGCCGCCGATCCTGCCGGTCAGCGATTCGATCGTGCTGTCGACGATGGCCGATGGCGTGGTCGTAGTAGTGAACAGCGCGACCACGGCGAAGCAGCAGATTCGGGTGGCGTGCGCGCGGCTGAAATATGCGCGCGCGAAGATATTCGGCGTGCTGCTCAACAAGGTCAATCTGCAGAGCCCGGAATACAAGTACTACAAGAATTATTACTACCACTATACCAACGAGATTCTCGAAGGCAGCGCGAATGCGGATATCGAGATGCCCGATGCCGCGGACTTCATGAACCGGTAG
- a CDS encoding polysaccharide biosynthesis/export family protein, producing the protein MAANALLLAIGLAACASAPPIPPEPAEIGRAPAIDPRVPSIGSSEINIERLDALWEKRATAKDSTDYPIGPGDVIEVSAPGVDDLKDRTVRVSGNGEVELPLIGIVQASGMSESGFRDRLKAALGKYMYDPQVDVFVKEYHSRQVAVVGAVRRPGLVVLTGSGDSILDVITQAGGMTPDAADEIVILPEVKGGRGKLAELAAAYAEPSRTAGKTVRPAIAKGQSPDREQAQGGVVDVVSLEQNLGNGPAVVIPLKTAMTGSRKYVNMPASPGDIIVVPGGGNVMVTGWVYKAGFFQVGSGLSVLGAVGAAGGAMFAADPTRATLIRSDGTGSKVSIPMNLVRISKGEDPDIPVRANDVIDVPYSDLKIAPYVVYNLLTRVPVPGYTF; encoded by the coding sequence TTGGCGGCAAATGCTCTGTTGCTGGCGATCGGGCTGGCCGCGTGCGCCAGTGCTCCGCCAATTCCGCCCGAGCCAGCCGAGATCGGTCGAGCGCCGGCTATCGATCCGAGAGTGCCAAGTATCGGGTCGTCGGAGATCAATATCGAGAGACTGGATGCGCTGTGGGAGAAGCGTGCCACCGCCAAGGATTCGACTGATTATCCGATCGGACCGGGCGACGTGATCGAAGTATCGGCGCCGGGCGTGGACGATCTGAAGGATCGAACCGTTCGCGTGAGTGGCAACGGGGAAGTCGAGCTGCCGCTGATCGGAATCGTGCAGGCGTCGGGGATGAGCGAGAGCGGGTTTCGCGATCGGTTGAAAGCGGCGCTCGGCAAGTACATGTACGATCCGCAGGTCGATGTGTTCGTGAAGGAGTACCACAGCCGGCAGGTCGCGGTGGTCGGAGCGGTCCGCAGACCCGGGCTGGTGGTGCTTACCGGGTCGGGCGATAGCATCCTGGATGTCATCACGCAGGCGGGTGGAATGACGCCGGACGCGGCCGACGAAATTGTTATTTTGCCGGAAGTAAAGGGCGGTCGCGGCAAACTGGCGGAGCTGGCGGCGGCGTACGCTGAACCGAGTCGGACCGCGGGCAAGACGGTGCGTCCGGCGATCGCAAAGGGACAATCGCCCGACCGGGAGCAAGCGCAGGGAGGCGTGGTGGATGTCGTGAGCCTGGAGCAGAATCTGGGCAACGGCCCGGCCGTGGTGATACCGCTCAAGACCGCGATGACGGGCAGTCGCAAGTATGTGAACATGCCGGCCAGTCCAGGCGACATTATAGTGGTGCCGGGCGGCGGCAACGTGATGGTGACGGGCTGGGTTTATAAGGCGGGATTTTTTCAGGTCGGATCGGGGCTATCGGTGCTGGGCGCGGTGGGCGCCGCGGGCGGCGCGATGTTCGCGGCAGATCCGACCCGGGCGACGCTGATTCGCAGTGACGGAACCGGCAGCAAGGTATCGATCCCGATGAACCTGGTTAGAATTTCCAAGGGCGAGGATCCGGATATCCCGGTGCGCGCCAATGATGTAATCGATGTGCCGTACTCGGACCTGAAGATCGCTCCCTACGTGGTGTACAACCTGCTGACGCGCGTACCGGTGCCGGGCTACACGTTCTGA